The proteins below come from a single Tachypleus tridentatus isolate NWPU-2018 chromosome 13, ASM421037v1, whole genome shotgun sequence genomic window:
- the LOC143239517 gene encoding uncharacterized protein LOC143239517, whose translation MTSFAADACIPCPGDKITDEEGADNKDLCRNPTEVVLKLTFPWASKPTVVRYPWWMEELTLISICLIALCVLCCFCNVNEKARGKWKALKNRILGSCGVFAYTKREDQELVTKKITPSELDILEAVSMIPECEKVPTNKFNKRETNVVLKENQTEPTILQTINENHSVEKKPERAENVSKPASSPDKTELKIRVETIVNDEKPEETLKSDSLTTAETPASKEIRDVDWIQREVSSNIRPPSTRLFHNVDEIITVRLGSKPEHHQRNVFIVIGNSENRNKFVIGRTPKSTPTCQLKRCKSEHKLIVQKPKKNNQIKHVDSPHKIVFTRDPKLEPKSKN comes from the exons ATGACATCATTTGCTGCTGACGCCTGTATACCTTGCCCTGGagataaaattactgatgaagaaggagctgataataaagatctttgtagaa atccaactgaagtggttcTCAAGCTTACTTTCCCCTGGGCCTCCAAACCAACAGTTGTAAGATATCCTTGGTGGATGGAAGAGCTGACACTAATTTCGATTTGTCTTATTGCTCTGTG tgttcTTTGTTGCTTCTGCAATGTGAATGAAAAAGCCCGGGGCAAATGGAAAGCTCTAAAAAACCGCATCCTCGGGTCTTGTGGTGTTTTTGCCTACACGAAGCGAGAAGACCAGGAGCTTGTAACTAAAAAGATCACCCCCAGTGAATTAGACATTTTGgaagctgtttcaatgatccCTGAGTGTGAGAAGGTCCCAACAAATAAGTTcaataaaagagaaactaatgtggtattaaaggaaaatcaaacagaaccaaccatattgcagacaataaatgaaaatcactCAGTAGAAAAGAAACCAGAAAGAGCAGAAAACGTGAGCAAGCCTGCTTCAAGTCctgataaaactgaattaaagatACGCGTTGAGACAATCGTGAATGATGAGAAACCTGAAGAGacattaaaatctgattcacTGACAACG GCAGAAACACCAGCTTCAAAAGAAATAAGAGACGTTGATTGGATCCAGAGGGAGGTGTCAAGCAACATCAGGCCTCCCTCAACTAGACTTTTCCATAATGTTGATGAAATTATTACTGTAAGACTTGGCAGTAAGCCAGAACATCAtcagagaaacgtttttattgttattggaaatagtgaaaaccgaaacaaatttgttattggtaGAACTCCAAAATCAACACCTACGTGTCAATTGAAACGTTGCAAAAGCGAACATAAACTTATTGTACAGAAACCTAAaaagaataatcaaattaaacacgTTGACAGccctcacaagattgttttcACAAGAGATCCGAAACTGGAACCAAaatccaaaaattaa
- the LOC143238390 gene encoding uncharacterized protein LOC143238390, with amino-acid sequence MVHSCCAFNCSNRRGQAENVSFYRFPIDPDRRRRWIAAVNRKNWTPTEHTRLCSKHFVSGTTSDDPLSPDYVPSIFHFTRSPLKRRKAAELCKYENRKEVTKRRKEQQKRHEATAGLLELAFIESAGTAATDSSCTDSADELEATCDNFDLCTSQYTTETCMQTEISFIDLVRLESEWQRGSRLHLVQPCRCSGKILSLHSCN; translated from the exons ATGGTACACtcgtgttgtgcatttaactgttcaaatcgaCGTGGACAGGCGGAAAATGTGTCATTCTACAGATTTCCTATAGATCCCGACCGAAGAAGACGATGGATTGCAGCTGTCAATAGGAAAAACTGGACACCCACAGAGCACACCAgactttgtagtaaacattttgtgtcag GGACGACGAGTGATGATCCCCTATCACCTGACTATGtaccttccatatttcattttacacgttctcccctgaagagaaggaaagctgctgaattgtgtaaatatgaaaacaggaaagaagtgaccaaaaggagaaaagaacaacaaaagagacaTGAAGCTACTGCTGGGCTGCTTGAACTTGCTTTCATAGAATCTGCTGGCACTGCTGCCACTGATAGCAGCTGTACTGATTCTGCTGATGAACTTGAAGCTACATGTGataattttgacttgtgtacatcacaatatacaactgAGACATGTATGCAGACGGAAATATCATTCATAGACTTAGTTAGACTTGAATCTGAATGGCAACGTGGGAGCAGACTTCACCTAGTCCAGCCTTGCAGGTGCAGTGGGAAGATATTATCTCTCCATTCCTGCAACTAG